The following coding sequences are from one Terrimicrobium sacchariphilum window:
- a CDS encoding SDR family NAD(P)-dependent oxidoreductase has product MKLEGKVALVTGSAQGIGQAIAIRLAKEGADVIIDDRLGNTGAQETCKEIESLGRKSLVVGGDLANLADNRRLITEGVSNFGKIDILVNNAGVEKGADFWNVTEADYDFVLNINLKGTYFLTQDFVNHLRDTKRTGKIINVSSVHEELPFPHFSTYCASKGALKMLCRDLAIELAPLGITINNIAPGAIETPINTKLLNSPDLMKALLSNIPLNRLGKPGDVAGVAAFLASEDADYITGTTIVVDGGLLWDYSEQ; this is encoded by the coding sequence ATGAAACTCGAAGGAAAAGTAGCTCTCGTCACAGGCAGCGCCCAAGGCATCGGCCAGGCCATCGCAATCCGTCTCGCCAAGGAAGGCGCTGACGTCATCATCGACGACCGTCTCGGCAACACCGGAGCACAGGAGACATGCAAAGAGATTGAGTCCCTGGGGCGGAAGTCCCTCGTCGTCGGAGGCGACCTCGCCAATCTCGCCGATAACCGCCGCCTCATCACCGAGGGCGTGTCGAACTTCGGCAAGATCGACATCCTCGTCAACAACGCCGGCGTCGAGAAGGGCGCGGACTTCTGGAATGTCACCGAGGCCGACTATGACTTCGTCCTCAACATCAACCTCAAGGGCACGTATTTCCTCACCCAGGATTTCGTCAACCACCTCCGCGACACGAAGCGTACCGGCAAGATCATCAATGTCAGCTCCGTACACGAGGAGCTTCCCTTCCCGCACTTCTCGACCTACTGCGCGAGCAAGGGCGCGCTGAAGATGCTGTGCCGCGACCTGGCGATCGAACTGGCCCCGCTCGGGATCACAATCAACAACATCGCCCCGGGCGCGATCGAGACACCGATCAACACCAAACTCCTCAACAGCCCCGACCTCATGAAGGCGCTGCTGAGCAACATCCCGCTCAATCGACTCGGTAAACCCGGCGATGTCGCTGGCGTGGCGGCGTTCCTTGCCTCTGAGGATGCAGACTACATCACCGGCACGACCATCGTCGTCGACGGCGGCCTGCTCTGGGACTATTCCGAACAGTAA
- a CDS encoding FTR1 family iron permease gives MRTLAKAVLLAGVLGLTVHSSRADVIDDVSTLQGVIDESLLDLHGNRWSSEDEARIQAARAAFLPDLTDPAAKAIWDKSENFSQADAAQSLGNLQARLQHVAALQMLAALSAGDVEKAREWRAIIKLPKYVSAVEGALALQRLGGEGIHREQVAQLLAKEYVLWQITRAREKSDALYRLVLDGRATPQLIASRSAEIEQLSLIPPSILALVGAKPPTQAPEVTSTQLVAAALAGNTDLPKLISEWRLALEAGYPNLLSAEDVQRRERIVLKLLRLIPMEYQSGVRDGEIIIPLEYREAKTFTIQAGQIVNELMPVWRQTKAEALNQYGSTLLAGFEKLESGINRKVALSEIESDVKEISSLLQKEFGLALKKAGTGADVVTETVLEIRALLGQSLAAAMDGQWRKAEQLRVDAYASFDLEIESRALPRDPQLAIKAEKAFLDGSPGRPGIKAALDSRAKGETLSGAYDHALDALDECAALVKVGLSPMAATISTVLIVSREGLEAVVILAALLAGLRGPENAGIRRRIGLGAWLALGASAGLFAASKTLLQGLSRYGETLEAVISVIAVIILLMVTNWVFHKYYWTGWNARLRDLSKAAQRKRATRWENLALMGVGFMTIFREGFETTLFMQSLILEAGMKAVSLGLLIGFLLIGTLGVAVFAIGAKLPYRKMLVVTGVLVIFVLFTFLGSTTRLFQTVGWLPVHPIPGLELPSWMGIWLGLYPTWEGILIPFATFAYVGGMWLFVKITARRAQAQAEEAGPDFRAAASH, from the coding sequence ATGCGTACCCTTGCAAAAGCCGTCCTCCTCGCGGGCGTCTTGGGCCTGACGGTCCACTCGTCCCGGGCTGACGTGATCGACGACGTCAGCACCCTGCAAGGCGTAATCGATGAAAGCCTGCTCGACCTGCATGGAAATCGCTGGTCGAGCGAGGACGAGGCCCGCATCCAGGCAGCGCGGGCGGCCTTTCTGCCGGATCTGACTGATCCCGCCGCCAAGGCGATCTGGGACAAATCGGAGAATTTTTCCCAAGCCGATGCGGCGCAATCGCTGGGCAATTTGCAGGCGCGCCTCCAGCACGTCGCGGCGCTCCAGATGCTGGCCGCACTTTCGGCGGGTGATGTCGAGAAGGCCCGCGAGTGGCGTGCCATCATCAAACTGCCGAAATACGTCAGCGCGGTGGAGGGCGCTCTCGCCCTGCAACGGCTGGGCGGCGAGGGGATTCATCGCGAACAGGTCGCTCAATTGTTGGCGAAGGAATATGTCCTCTGGCAGATCACCCGCGCCCGGGAAAAGAGCGATGCACTGTATCGACTTGTCCTCGACGGACGTGCGACACCGCAGCTGATCGCGTCCCGCTCGGCGGAGATCGAGCAGCTTTCTTTGATCCCGCCCTCGATCCTCGCTCTCGTCGGGGCCAAGCCCCCGACCCAGGCCCCCGAGGTGACCTCGACCCAGCTCGTCGCTGCGGCTCTGGCGGGAAACACTGATCTGCCCAAGCTGATCTCGGAATGGCGGCTCGCGCTCGAGGCGGGTTATCCGAACCTCCTCTCCGCCGAAGACGTCCAGCGTCGTGAGCGCATCGTCCTCAAGCTCCTCCGGTTGATCCCGATGGAATACCAGTCCGGAGTGAGGGATGGGGAGATCATCATTCCTCTCGAATATCGCGAGGCGAAGACCTTCACGATCCAGGCGGGGCAGATCGTGAACGAACTGATGCCCGTGTGGCGTCAGACCAAGGCGGAGGCACTGAACCAATACGGCAGCACGCTGCTCGCGGGCTTTGAGAAGCTGGAGTCAGGTATCAACCGCAAGGTGGCCCTTTCCGAGATCGAGTCAGACGTAAAGGAGATCTCCTCGCTGCTGCAAAAGGAATTTGGTCTGGCTCTGAAGAAGGCAGGTACGGGCGCGGATGTAGTGACGGAGACGGTGCTGGAGATTCGCGCGCTGCTGGGCCAGTCCCTTGCCGCAGCCATGGACGGCCAGTGGCGGAAGGCGGAGCAACTGCGCGTCGACGCCTACGCCAGCTTTGACCTGGAAATCGAATCCCGAGCCCTGCCTCGCGATCCACAGCTCGCGATCAAGGCGGAGAAGGCTTTTCTCGATGGCTCGCCGGGGCGGCCTGGCATCAAGGCTGCGCTCGACAGCCGCGCCAAGGGAGAGACGCTGAGCGGTGCATACGATCATGCGCTGGACGCGCTCGATGAATGCGCCGCGCTGGTCAAGGTGGGGCTTTCCCCGATGGCCGCGACGATCAGCACCGTGCTCATCGTGTCTCGTGAAGGATTGGAGGCTGTGGTGATTCTTGCCGCCTTGCTGGCTGGACTGCGCGGGCCGGAAAATGCGGGAATTCGCCGTCGTATCGGTCTGGGAGCATGGCTCGCGCTGGGGGCTAGCGCAGGGCTTTTTGCTGCTTCCAAGACTTTACTCCAAGGTCTCTCCCGCTATGGGGAAACCCTGGAGGCCGTGATCTCGGTCATCGCGGTGATCATCCTGCTCATGGTGACCAACTGGGTCTTCCATAAATATTACTGGACTGGATGGAATGCCCGCCTGCGTGATCTGAGCAAGGCGGCTCAACGCAAACGCGCCACCCGCTGGGAGAATCTCGCCTTGATGGGTGTCGGCTTCATGACGATTTTCCGCGAGGGTTTTGAGACGACGCTCTTCATGCAGTCTCTCATCCTGGAGGCGGGAATGAAAGCCGTGTCGCTCGGCCTGCTCATCGGTTTCCTGCTCATCGGTACGCTCGGTGTGGCCGTCTTCGCGATCGGGGCCAAGCTCCCGTATCGCAAGATGCTCGTCGTCACTGGTGTGCTGGTGATCTTCGTACTCTTCACGTTCCTCGGCTCGACCACGCGACTTTTCCAGACGGTCGGTTGGCTGCCAGTGCACCCGATCCCGGGGCTGGAATTGCCCTCATGGATGGGCATCTGGCTGGGACTGTATCCGACCTGGGAGGGCATCCTGATCCCCTTTGCGACATTTGCCTACGTGGGAGGAATGTGGCTCTTTGTAAAGATCACCGCCCGTCGAGCCCAGGCTCAGGCGGAGGAGGCGGGGCCGGATTTCCGCGCCGCCGCCTCGCACTAA
- a CDS encoding imelysin family protein, which yields MKFSSFLRAGMLTLAICGAVQAQDAPATAASVKKYLVERLERMHNASEEFVKNSDAYAAVVAANGNSVEAAYKADPKKMDALVGKMQENYKAMDSFGYETVEGIVAGVESMADYDVYLDAGVPASEGPDGVAPVVLDLGNGKKIDKQGSLFTYIIEPALWGGDKRWVVPVGDNKTMPKPEVLVAAAKDVNKKIGELVADAKAWNASVNDCFGAMVVMTPTLSDYFEDWKESRYSSSKSGRFQAVSRISDMRGIMSSCEVMYDAVKSGVAAKDKALAKSVVSGFDEIQHFLDLIEKREKQGEISAAEIDELATQAKEKTDKLVPQIEQSAAVSGVKVQS from the coding sequence ATGAAGTTTTCGTCTTTTCTTCGGGCAGGTATGCTGACTCTGGCAATTTGCGGTGCAGTGCAGGCGCAGGATGCGCCCGCCACGGCTGCCAGCGTGAAGAAATACTTGGTCGAGCGCCTGGAGCGCATGCACAACGCCTCCGAGGAGTTCGTCAAAAACAGCGATGCCTACGCGGCGGTCGTGGCCGCGAATGGAAACTCAGTCGAGGCGGCTTACAAGGCGGACCCAAAGAAGATGGACGCCCTGGTCGGCAAGATGCAGGAGAACTACAAGGCGATGGATAGCTTCGGCTACGAAACCGTCGAGGGTATCGTGGCGGGCGTGGAGTCGATGGCGGATTATGATGTCTACCTCGATGCCGGTGTCCCGGCCTCGGAGGGTCCTGATGGTGTCGCACCGGTCGTGCTGGATCTCGGCAATGGCAAGAAGATCGACAAGCAGGGCAGCCTTTTCACCTACATCATCGAGCCGGCCTTATGGGGTGGCGACAAGCGCTGGGTGGTTCCCGTCGGTGACAACAAGACGATGCCGAAGCCGGAGGTGCTCGTGGCGGCGGCCAAGGACGTGAACAAGAAGATCGGCGAACTCGTGGCCGACGCGAAAGCCTGGAATGCCTCGGTGAATGACTGTTTCGGAGCGATGGTTGTGATGACACCAACGCTCTCCGATTACTTTGAGGACTGGAAGGAATCCCGCTACTCGTCGAGCAAGTCGGGCCGATTCCAGGCCGTCAGCCGTATCTCAGACATGCGTGGCATCATGAGCAGCTGCGAAGTCATGTACGATGCCGTAAAATCCGGCGTCGCCGCCAAGGACAAGGCGCTCGCCAAGTCCGTGGTCTCCGGTTTTGACGAAATCCAGCACTTCCTCGATCTGATCGAGAAGCGCGAGAAGCAGGGTGAAATCTCCGCCGCCGAGATCGACGAACTCGCCACCCAGGCGAAGGAAAAGACCGACAAGCTCGTGCCTCAGATCGAGCAGAGCGCCGCAGTTTCCGGCGTCAAGGTGCAGAGTTAA
- a CDS encoding lactonase family protein, with translation MRHLHLSLILSLAMISIAHSQSEPFYIGTYGKASENQGIWRSTLDTKTGKLSKPVLAAAADNSGFVAITPDNEYLYAAVESGDASMAAAYRVDEDGKLTLINQQPSGGKGTCHVWLAPGYVFVANYGGGSAACFVTNPDGALGERTSLVSFTGSGPNPKRQQRPYGHSVITDPELKFAYVCDLGSDNVWSYQFDRSTGTLTPTDPPSGRPQPGAGPRHSVMSSDGKYLYVNGELDLTLNVFSRDPAKGTLTLIQTEPLLPVGTNTENITSSGIQMHPSGKWIYVSNRVHDSISVFAIGEDGRVTFVENVPALVQVPRAFGIDPIGKWLITAGQKDGKLAVLKIDPATGRLTATDHRADVLNPSCITFVNPTPKNGGAH, from the coding sequence GTGAGACACCTCCACCTGTCCCTCATTCTCTCTCTTGCCATGATATCCATCGCCCACAGCCAGTCTGAACCCTTCTATATCGGCACCTACGGGAAAGCCTCGGAGAACCAGGGCATCTGGCGCTCGACGCTCGACACCAAAACGGGAAAACTGAGCAAGCCCGTGCTGGCCGCCGCAGCGGATAACTCCGGGTTCGTCGCCATCACCCCGGACAACGAATACCTTTATGCGGCGGTGGAAAGCGGAGACGCCTCGATGGCAGCCGCTTACAGGGTCGATGAAGACGGAAAGCTCACCCTGATCAACCAGCAGCCCTCTGGCGGCAAGGGAACCTGCCACGTCTGGCTCGCGCCGGGTTACGTGTTCGTGGCGAATTACGGCGGAGGCAGCGCCGCGTGCTTCGTCACCAACCCCGATGGAGCCCTCGGCGAGCGCACCTCGCTCGTCTCCTTTACCGGGTCCGGCCCAAACCCCAAGCGCCAGCAGCGCCCGTACGGACACTCCGTCATCACCGACCCGGAGCTGAAGTTTGCCTATGTCTGCGATCTTGGATCAGACAATGTCTGGAGCTACCAGTTTGACCGCTCCACCGGCACCCTCACGCCCACTGATCCGCCGAGCGGCCGTCCACAGCCTGGTGCCGGACCGCGTCACTCCGTCATGTCGTCCGATGGCAAGTACCTCTACGTGAACGGCGAGCTGGATCTCACCTTGAATGTATTTTCCCGCGATCCTGCCAAGGGGACCCTGACGCTCATCCAAACCGAGCCTCTTTTGCCCGTGGGCACCAATACGGAAAATATCACCAGCTCCGGGATTCAGATGCATCCCTCGGGCAAGTGGATATATGTCTCCAACCGCGTCCATGACTCGATCTCGGTCTTCGCCATCGGAGAGGATGGAAGGGTCACATTCGTGGAAAATGTCCCCGCCCTCGTTCAGGTCCCCCGCGCCTTCGGCATCGATCCTATTGGGAAATGGCTCATCACCGCCGGGCAGAAAGACGGCAAACTCGCCGTCCTGAAGATCGACCCGGCGACCGGCCGCCTCACCGCCACCGATCATCGAGCAGACGTGCTCAATCCGTCCTGCATCACCTTCGTCAATCCGACTCCCAAAAATGGCGGCGCACACTGA
- a CDS encoding secondary thiamine-phosphate synthase enzyme YjbQ → MAAHTDTFEVATRGKGTYEITDEVERIVRASGIRTGTVTVFIQHTSASLIIFENADPSAQTDLKTFFERLVPEDSKGFVHTLEGPDDMTSHIRMVLTRSSEVIPLAQGRMQLGTWQGIFVFEHRRAPHRRRLVVSVVGE, encoded by the coding sequence ATGGCGGCGCACACTGATACCTTTGAAGTCGCCACGCGCGGCAAGGGCACCTACGAGATCACCGACGAGGTCGAGCGCATCGTCCGCGCCAGCGGCATCCGCACGGGCACGGTGACGGTTTTCATCCAGCACACCAGTGCCAGCCTCATCATCTTTGAAAACGCCGACCCTTCGGCCCAGACAGACCTGAAGACGTTCTTCGAGCGCCTCGTGCCCGAAGATTCCAAAGGATTTGTCCATACCCTGGAGGGGCCGGACGACATGACATCCCACATCCGCATGGTGCTGACCCGGTCGAGCGAGGTGATTCCCCTCGCCCAGGGCCGCATGCAGCTCGGCACCTGGCAGGGCATCTTTGTCTTCGAGCACCGGCGGGCTCCCCACCGACGGCGCCTCGTCGTCAGCGTGGTCGGCGAGTGA
- a CDS encoding DUF423 domain-containing protein: protein MSLAIQVAAVLGFLGVALGAFGAHGLKATLTANDTLAIWQTAVLYHLLHAVAALWAAERQPIVVWFWAAGILIFSGSLYILAVTNIKWLGAITPIGGLLFLAGWLTLVIKPR from the coding sequence ATGTCTCTCGCCATTCAAGTCGCCGCCGTCCTGGGATTTCTCGGAGTCGCTCTCGGAGCTTTTGGAGCCCACGGGCTCAAGGCCACCCTGACCGCCAATGACACGCTGGCCATCTGGCAGACAGCGGTGCTGTATCACCTGCTCCACGCCGTGGCTGCTCTCTGGGCGGCGGAACGTCAGCCGATTGTCGTTTGGTTCTGGGCGGCCGGCATTCTGATTTTTTCCGGCTCCCTCTACATCCTCGCCGTTACCAACATCAAATGGCTGGGAGCCATCACGCCGATCGGCGGACTGCTTTTCCTGGCCGGGTGGCTGACGCTGGTGATCAAGCCGCGCTGA
- a CDS encoding GTP-binding protein: MTPLVVIVGFLGSGKTTFLKSLLPELKSQGVAPKVIINDYQNAGVDAEQLRAFTEEIRAISGDCVCCGSREELVSSLESFQHTPGSIAVVETNGTTDAEQLIEMLSLEPGLEKFTLPIQISLIDGKRWQKRFWHNALEREQARTAAHVVISRQDVVDAKRVEEVKESLREHKVRGQISDVATVAAELARVVARASIVSARLVEKAGCGCDHDHCEHEGHSHHHHQDSHFSSIELALPELVKKSDFSAFLRGLPDEVIRAKGLVRFIEEPEEFFVFQKVDRFEEPQFFSVGKEPTVRVPLALFIGPEIPEDRLRDGISRFSES, from the coding sequence GCGTCGCCCCCAAGGTGATCATCAACGACTACCAGAACGCCGGTGTCGACGCGGAGCAACTGCGGGCATTTACCGAGGAAATCCGCGCCATTAGCGGGGATTGCGTCTGCTGCGGGTCGCGCGAAGAGCTGGTTTCCTCACTGGAGTCTTTTCAGCACACGCCGGGCTCGATTGCCGTGGTGGAGACCAATGGAACTACCGATGCCGAGCAGTTGATCGAGATGCTCTCGCTGGAGCCCGGGCTCGAGAAATTCACCCTCCCGATCCAGATTTCCCTGATCGATGGGAAGCGCTGGCAAAAGCGCTTTTGGCACAACGCGCTGGAGCGCGAACAGGCCCGCACTGCGGCGCATGTCGTTATCTCCCGGCAGGATGTGGTCGATGCGAAGCGGGTCGAGGAGGTGAAGGAGTCCCTGCGCGAGCACAAGGTGCGGGGCCAGATTTCCGACGTCGCCACGGTGGCGGCGGAACTGGCCAGGGTCGTCGCCCGGGCCAGCATCGTAAGCGCCCGGCTGGTGGAAAAGGCGGGCTGCGGGTGCGACCATGATCATTGCGAACACGAAGGGCACTCGCATCACCATCACCAGGACAGCCACTTTTCGTCGATCGAACTCGCTCTGCCCGAACTGGTGAAAAAGTCGGATTTCTCCGCGTTCCTGCGCGGCCTGCCCGACGAGGTGATTCGCGCCAAGGGCCTCGTCCGTTTCATCGAGGAACCAGAGGAGTTTTTCGTCTTTCAGAAGGTGGATCGCTTCGAGGAACCGCAGTTTTTCTCCGTGGGAAAGGAACCCACAGTCCGTGTCCCTCTGGCGCTCTTTATCGGCCCGGAGATTCCCGAGGATCGCCTGCGCGACGGAATCTCCCGATTTTCCGAGAGTTGA